In Thermosipho africanus Ob7, the genomic stretch TTTGCAGGCATGGTATTTAAATTGCAACCACCTACAATTCCATCAGTAGTTGAATTTTTAGATTGGCTTTCAAAGATGGAAATAAAAGCAGCAAAATATATGTCTTTAAAAGGCATTTGGGGTGTTCCAAATGGTGTTATAGATTTTATCCATGCAACTGCATTTGAGTATTACAAAAATGGACGATTTCAAGAATCTATATATACGCTTGAGAAAATAAAGAATGATTATAAGGAATCGTATGAAATAGCAAGAAAAGATGTTGCAAAATATGTTAAAAGTTTTGAAAATCAAGTGGAAAGTTTAAAGGAATCTTACAGCATGCAGATAGAAGATGTGCTTTTGTCTAAAAATGTTCATCCACAAGCAATAAAGGTAATAGTAAATAAGTTTAAAGATACAGTTGATAAAATAAAAGAAGGATTTTTGAACTATAACTATCTATCACTTGAGGCAACGTATATGAAAACGTTGATAGGAAAGAATTACATAAGCTGGTATGATACGGCAAAAGATACTATTTGGCCTTCAATTTGCGTAAAGTATTTAAATGAATTTTTATCAGAACTTCAAAAATTGGGCTTAAATACGGATTCAATAATTAGTATTAAGGGAAAAATTGAAGTAATGATAAATAACCCACCTAGTTATGCAATGGTGTATGAAAGTTATGCAAGGTTTATTGCACATTACAAATTAGTTGAAAATGATCTAAAATATAATGCAAAACAATTACTAAATAATTATAAAGAAATGACTGATAATATGTGGGAAGCAGTAATTTTAGATTGGTCAAATACATTGTTTGAAGCTACACCACTGAATACGAAAGAAGAGATTATTGAATATCTTGAAAATATAGTTAAAGAATAAAAAGCAAAAATTAAGACTCCGAAGCTAGATAGCTTCGGAGTTTTTTTATCAGAATATAATAAAAAAATGAATAAAATTTGGTAAAATATTATTTGAAATGAATTAATACCTAAAAGGGAGGTGTGAATTATGAGAAAAGTATTAGTTATTTCAAGTTTATTTATTATTTTATTTGCATTTTTTGGTTGTTTAAACTTATTTGAAAAGACTACAACGGTTTCGTTGCTTTTAACAGATAGACCAGTTTCAGATATTGATAAATTAACAGTTGATATTTCTTCCTTTACATATCATTACTCAGTAGGTGATGAGGAAGGGCAATGGGCAACACCTACTAATGTTGCAACTACTATAGATATATTAAGTCTTGCTGGAACAGAAGTTTCATGGTTTAATATTGAACTTCCTGAAAATGCGTCATTAACTCAGTTAAGACTAACAATTGAAGAAGCTACTGTAACAGTTGGAGGAGAAGAATACCCTGTAGAAGTTAAAAATAAAGATGTTAAAGTAATTAAATCTGCATTAAACATTCTAAGTGGTGGGGAATTAGTACTTGATTTTGATTTAGCACGTTCTCTACATCAGAAAGGATCATCAAATGTATATATTTTAAATCCAGTGTTAAAACCAACATTTAGAAGAGGAAAGTTGTATTTTATAAATGGTGAAGTTCTTGAATTCGGAAATCCTTTAAAATTGTCTATAGTAGCTTTAATGCCTACTGATGAATCAACTGTATTAAGAATTACGATGACTAACAAGTATGGAGAATTTAATCTTGGAAAGTGGAAAGATGGTGAATATCTAATAAAAGTGTATAAGAATGTAGAATTACCAGACGAAACTGGAGATTTGGATTTGTTGTCGCTTACTGAAGATGCTTCTGAAATTGTAACTGTAAGTGGAGAAGATGTGTTCAGAACCATAAATGTCAAATAATTAGTATCAAAAATTACAACAAAAGCAGCCGCATGTGCGGCTGCTTTTTATTTTGCTATTGATATATTTATCCTCTTAAATAAATTAAGTATAGTACAAACAAGAATGCAAGAATCCAATTGAGCCAGTGAACATCTTTTGTTTTACCGCTGAATGTTTTTACGATTGGATAGACAATTAAACCGAGTGCTATACCATTTGCAATTGAATATGTAAGAGGCATTATTATCATTGTTATGAAGGCAGGTAGTGCTTCTGTTATATCATCCCAGTTAACACCTTTGAGACCTTTAAGCATTAACGCTCCAACAAATATAAGAGCGGGTGCGGTAGCTGCAGCTGGAATGCTCATTCCAAGAGGTGCAAAAAACAGCATTAAAAGCATTAAAATTGCAACAACTACTGCAGTGAGTCCAGTTCTTCCTCCTTCTGCTATACCTGTACTACTTTCGATATATGTAGTAACTGTAGAAGTTCCAAATAATGCACCTACAGTTGTTCCAACCGCGTCAGAAAGATAAGCTCTGTTAGCCCTTGGAAATTCACCATTTTTAATAAATCCTGCACTTTCGGCAAGTCCTGTTAATGTTCCAAGAGTATCGAAAAAGTCAACAAAGAAGAAAGTAAATACGACTATCCAGAATGTTCCACTTGCAAGATCGGCCCATGAGAATTTTTCAAACAATTTGAAAAATGTAGGAGAGATATCTGGTATTTTTCCTACTACACCTTGAAAGTTTGTTACATTAAAAGCAGGTATCATCCCTATAAATGTTGATGCTAGAATACCTATTAAAATTGAACCAGGAACTCTAAGTGCAAACAAAATAGCGATAATGAAAAATCCGATTATTGTTACTAAAGCAGTTGGAGAAGTTAAGTCACCAAGTGTTACGTAAGTTACACCATCAGCAACTACTATACCAGCACTTTTGAGTCCTATAAATGCTATGAAAAGTCCTATACCAGCACTTGTTGCAAGTTTAATTGAATTTGGTATTGCTTTAACTACAAATCCTCTAACGCCGCTAACTGCAAGTAAAATGAACAATATACCTTCTACAAATACTGCGGCAAGTGCAACTCTCCAATCAATT encodes the following:
- a CDS encoding DUF4382 domain-containing protein translates to MRKVLVISSLFIILFAFFGCLNLFEKTTTVSLLLTDRPVSDIDKLTVDISSFTYHYSVGDEEGQWATPTNVATTIDILSLAGTEVSWFNIELPENASLTQLRLTIEEATVTVGGEEYPVEVKNKDVKVIKSALNILSGGELVLDFDLARSLHQKGSSNVYILNPVLKPTFRRGKLYFINGEVLEFGNPLKLSIVALMPTDESTVLRITMTNKYGEFNLGKWKDGEYLIKVYKNVELPDETGDLDLLSLTEDASEIVTVSGEDVFRTINVK
- a CDS encoding NCS2 family permease, encoding MEKFFKLKESGSSVRTEIIAGITTFLTMAYIIFVNPNILINVIPGATPDSPLYAQFFGAFMVATILGAATATLIMGLWANYPFALAPGMGLNAYFAFTVCGKLGIDWRVALAAVFVEGILFILLAVSGVRGFVVKAIPNSIKLATSAGIGLFIAFIGLKSAGIVVADGVTYVTLGDLTSPTALVTIIGFFIIAILFALRVPGSILIGILASTFIGMIPAFNVTNFQGVVGKIPDISPTFFKLFEKFSWADLASGTFWIVVFTFFFVDFFDTLGTLTGLAESAGFIKNGEFPRANRAYLSDAVGTTVGALFGTSTVTTYIESSTGIAEGGRTGLTAVVVAILMLLMLFFAPLGMSIPAAATAPALIFVGALMLKGLKGVNWDDITEALPAFITMIIMPLTYSIANGIALGLIVYPIVKTFSGKTKDVHWLNWILAFLFVLYLIYLRG